In a single window of the Pongo abelii isolate AG06213 chromosome 1, NHGRI_mPonAbe1-v2.0_pri, whole genome shotgun sequence genome:
- the DCLRE1B gene encoding 5' exonuclease Apollo isoform X1 has product MNGVLIPHTPIAVDFWSLRRAGTARLFFLSHMHSDHTVGLSSTWARPLYCSPITAHLLHRHLQVSKQWIQALEVGESHVLPLDEIGQETMTVTLLDANHCPGSVMFLFEGYFGTILYTGDFRYTPSMLKEPALTLGKQIHTLYLDNTNCNPALVLPSRQEAAHQIVQLIRKHPQHNIKIGLYSLGKESLLEQLALEFQTWVVLSPRRLELVQLLGLADVFTVEEKAGRIHAVDHMEICHSNMLRWNQTHPTIAILPTSRKIHSSHPDIHVIPYSDHSSYSELCAFVAALKPCQVVPIVSRRPCGGFQDSLSPRISVPLIPDSVQQYMSSSSRKPSFLWLLERRLKRPRTQGVVFESPEEGADQSQADRDSKKAKKEKLSPWPANLEKQPSHHPLRIKKQLFPDLYSKEWNKAVPFCESRKRVTMLTAPLGFSVHLRSTDEEFISLKTREEIGLGSPLVPMGDDDGGPEATGNQSAWMGHGSPLSHSSKGTPLLATEFRGLALKYLLTPVNFFQAGYSSRSFDQQVEKYHKPC; this is encoded by the exons ATGAATGGGGTCCTGATCCCCCATACGCCCATCGCAGTGGACTTCTGGAGCCTGCGCCGGGCTGGCACCGCACGGCTCTTCTTCTTGTCTCACATGCATTCGGACCACACCGTGGGCCTGTCTAGCACCTGGGCCCGGCCCCTCTACTGCTCCCCAATTacagcccacctcttgcatcgtCACCTACAG GTATCTAAGCAATGGATCCAAGCCCTGGAGGTTGGTGAGAGCCATGTATTACCCCTAGATGAAATTGGACAAGAGACAATGACCGTAACCCTCCTCGATGCCAATCACTGTCCTGGTTCTGTCATGTTTCTCTTTGAAGGATATTTTGGAACCATCCTCTACACAG GTGATTTTCGATACACACCATCCATGCTAAAGGAGCCAGCTCTGACACTGGGGAAACAGATCCATACTTTATACCTAGACAACACCAATTGCAACCCAGCCCTGGTTCTTCCTTCCCGACAAGAAGCTGCCCACCAGATTGTCCAGCTTATTCGAAAACATCCACAACATAACATAAAGATTG GACTCTACAGCCTGGGAAAGGAATCACTGCTGGAGCAGCTGGCCCTGGAGTTTCAGACCTGGGTGGTATTGAGTCCTCGGCGCCTGGAGTTGGTACAGCTACTGGGCCTGGCAGATGTGTTCACAGTGGAGGAGAAGGCTGGCCGCATCCATGCCGTAGACCATATGGAGATCTGCCATTCCAACATGCTGCGTTGGAACCAGACCCACCCTACCATTGCTATCCTTCCCACAAGCCGAAAAATCCACAGCTCCCACCCTGATATCCACGTCATCCCTTACTCTGACCATTCCTCCTACTCTGAGCTTTGTGCCTTTGTCGCAGCACTGAAGCCTTGCCAGGTGGTGCCCATTGTCAGTCGGCGGCCCTGTGGAGGCTTTCAGGACAGTCTGAGCCCCAGGATTTCCGTGCCCCTGATTCCGGACTCTGTACAGCAATACATGAGTTCTTCCTCTAGAAAACCAAGCTTTCTCTGGCTGTTAGAAAGGAGGCTAAAGAGGCCGAGAACCCAAGGTGTTGTGTTTGAATCCCCTGAGGAAGGTGCTGATCAATCTCAAGCTGACAGAGACTCAAAGAAGGCCAAGAAAGAGAAACTTTCTCCCTGGCCTGCGAACCTTGAAAAGCAGCCTTCCCACCATCCTTTGAGGATCAAGAAGCAGTTGTTCCCAGACCTCTATAGCAAAGAATGGAACAAGGCAGTGCCTTTCTGTGAGTCTCGAAAGAGGGTGACTATGTTGACGGCCCCATTGGGATTTTCAGTGCACTTAAGGTCTACAGATGAGGAGTTTATTTCTCTAAAAACCAGGGAGGAAATTGGTTTAGGGTCCCCCTTGGTACCCATGGGAGATGATGATGGAGGTCCAGAAGCCACAGGGAATCAGAGTGCCTGGATGGGCCATGGTTCTCCCCTGTCCCACAGCAGCAAGGGCACCCCTCTTCTAGCTACTGAATTCAGGGGTCTAGCACTCAAATACCTTCTGACTCCAGTGAACTTTTTCCAGGCAGGGTATTCTTCCAGGAGCTTTGACCAGCAAGTGGAAAAATACCATAAACCCTGCTGA
- the DCLRE1B gene encoding 5' exonuclease Apollo isoform X2 yields the protein MLKEPALTLGKQIHTLYLDNTNCNPALVLPSRQEAAHQIVQLIRKHPQHNIKIGLYSLGKESLLEQLALEFQTWVVLSPRRLELVQLLGLADVFTVEEKAGRIHAVDHMEICHSNMLRWNQTHPTIAILPTSRKIHSSHPDIHVIPYSDHSSYSELCAFVAALKPCQVVPIVSRRPCGGFQDSLSPRISVPLIPDSVQQYMSSSSRKPSFLWLLERRLKRPRTQGVVFESPEEGADQSQADRDSKKAKKEKLSPWPANLEKQPSHHPLRIKKQLFPDLYSKEWNKAVPFCESRKRVTMLTAPLGFSVHLRSTDEEFISLKTREEIGLGSPLVPMGDDDGGPEATGNQSAWMGHGSPLSHSSKGTPLLATEFRGLALKYLLTPVNFFQAGYSSRSFDQQVEKYHKPC from the exons ATGCTAAAGGAGCCAGCTCTGACACTGGGGAAACAGATCCATACTTTATACCTAGACAACACCAATTGCAACCCAGCCCTGGTTCTTCCTTCCCGACAAGAAGCTGCCCACCAGATTGTCCAGCTTATTCGAAAACATCCACAACATAACATAAAGATTG GACTCTACAGCCTGGGAAAGGAATCACTGCTGGAGCAGCTGGCCCTGGAGTTTCAGACCTGGGTGGTATTGAGTCCTCGGCGCCTGGAGTTGGTACAGCTACTGGGCCTGGCAGATGTGTTCACAGTGGAGGAGAAGGCTGGCCGCATCCATGCCGTAGACCATATGGAGATCTGCCATTCCAACATGCTGCGTTGGAACCAGACCCACCCTACCATTGCTATCCTTCCCACAAGCCGAAAAATCCACAGCTCCCACCCTGATATCCACGTCATCCCTTACTCTGACCATTCCTCCTACTCTGAGCTTTGTGCCTTTGTCGCAGCACTGAAGCCTTGCCAGGTGGTGCCCATTGTCAGTCGGCGGCCCTGTGGAGGCTTTCAGGACAGTCTGAGCCCCAGGATTTCCGTGCCCCTGATTCCGGACTCTGTACAGCAATACATGAGTTCTTCCTCTAGAAAACCAAGCTTTCTCTGGCTGTTAGAAAGGAGGCTAAAGAGGCCGAGAACCCAAGGTGTTGTGTTTGAATCCCCTGAGGAAGGTGCTGATCAATCTCAAGCTGACAGAGACTCAAAGAAGGCCAAGAAAGAGAAACTTTCTCCCTGGCCTGCGAACCTTGAAAAGCAGCCTTCCCACCATCCTTTGAGGATCAAGAAGCAGTTGTTCCCAGACCTCTATAGCAAAGAATGGAACAAGGCAGTGCCTTTCTGTGAGTCTCGAAAGAGGGTGACTATGTTGACGGCCCCATTGGGATTTTCAGTGCACTTAAGGTCTACAGATGAGGAGTTTATTTCTCTAAAAACCAGGGAGGAAATTGGTTTAGGGTCCCCCTTGGTACCCATGGGAGATGATGATGGAGGTCCAGAAGCCACAGGGAATCAGAGTGCCTGGATGGGCCATGGTTCTCCCCTGTCCCACAGCAGCAAGGGCACCCCTCTTCTAGCTACTGAATTCAGGGGTCTAGCACTCAAATACCTTCTGACTCCAGTGAACTTTTTCCAGGCAGGGTATTCTTCCAGGAGCTTTGACCAGCAAGTGGAAAAATACCATAAACCCTGCTGA
- the AP4B1 gene encoding AP-4 complex subunit beta-1 isoform X1 has protein sequence MPYLGSEDVVKEVKKALCNPHIQADRLRYRNVIQRVIRYMTQGLDVSGVFMEMVKASATVDIVQKKLVYLYMCTYAPLKPDLALLAINTLCKDCSDPNPMVRGLALRSMCSLRMPGVQEYIQQPILNGLRDKASYVRRVAVLGCAKMHNLHGDSEVDGALVNELYSLLRDQDPIVVVNCLRSLEEILKQEGGVVINKPIAHHLLNRTSKLDQWGQAEVLNFLLRYQPRSEEELFDILNLLDSFLKSSSPGVVMGATKLFLILAKKFPHVQTDVLVRVKGPLLAACSSESRELCFVALCHVRQILHSLPGHFSSHYKKFFCSYSEPHYIKLQKVEVLCELVNDENVQQVLEELRGYCTDVSADFAQAAIFAIGGIARTYTDQCVQILTELLGLRQEHITTVVVQTFRDLVWLCPQCTEAVCQALPGCEENIQDSEGKQALIWLLGVHGERIPNAPYVLEDFVENVKSETFPAVKMELLTALLRLFLSRPAECQDVLGRLLYYCIEEEKDMAVRDRGLFYYRLLLVGIDEVKRILCSPKSDPTLGLLEDPAERPVNCWASDFNTLVPVYGKAHWATISKCQGAERCGPELPKTSSFAASGPLIPEENKERVQELPDSGALTLVPNRQLTADYFEKTWLSLKVAHQQVLPWRGEFHPDTLQMALQVVNIQTIAMSRAGSQPWKAYLSAQDDTGCLFLTELLLEPENSEMQISVKQNEARTETLNSFISVLETVIGTIEEIKS, from the exons ATGCCGTACCTTGGCTCCGAGGACGTGGTGAAGGAGGTGAAGAAGGCTCTGTGTAATCCTCACATTCAAGCTGATAGGCTGCGCTACCGGAATGTCATCCAGCGAGTGATTAG GTACATGACTCAAGGCTTGGACGTGTCTGGTGTTTTTATGGAAATGGTGAAGGCCAGTGCCACTGTAGATATTGTCCAGAAGAAGTTGGTTTATCTGTACATGTGCACATATGCTCCCCTGAAACCAGATCTGGCTCTCCTGGCCATCAATACGCTGTGCAAAGACTGCTCAGACCCCAATCCAATGGTGCGAGGGCTGGCGTTACGGAGCATGTGTAGCCTCAG GATGCCTGGTGTGCAGGAGTATATACAACAGCCTATTCTCAACGGTCTGCGGGATAAGGCTTCATATGTCAGGAGAGTGGCAGTCCTTGGATGTGCCAAGATGCATAATCTTCATGGAGACTCTGAAGTAG atgGTGCCCTGGTAAATGAATTATACAGTTTGCTGCGTGACCAGGATCCAATTGTAGTTGTGAACTGCTTGAGGTCTCTAGAGGAAATTCTGAAACAGGAAGGAGGCGTTGTCATCAATAAGCCCATTGCTCACCATCTCTTAAATCG gaCGTCAAAACTGGACCAATGGGGCCAAGCTGAAGTATTGAACTTTCTGCTACGCTACCAACCCCGCAGTGAGGAAGAACTATTTGACATTCTCAATCTGTTGGATAGTTTCCTCAAGAGCAGTagcccaggtgtggtgatgggagCTACCAAACTTTTTCTGATCTTGGCAAAAAAGTTTCCCCACGTACAAACTGATGTCCTTGTGCGGGTCAAGGGACCTTTGCTAGCTGCCTGTTCTTCAGAGAGCCGTGAGCTCTGTTTTGTTGCTCTTTGTCATGTACGCCAGATCTTGCATAGTTTACCAGGTCACTTTAGCAGCcactacaaaaagtttttttgctCCTACTCGGAGCCCCACTACATCAAACTACAGAAAGTGGAGGTGCTGTGTGAGCTGGTGAACGACGAGAATGTGCAGCAGGTGCTAGAGGAGCTTCGAGGGTACTGCACGGATGTGTCTGCGGACTTTGcacaggctgccatctttgccaTAG GTGGCATTGCCAGGACTTACACAGATCAGTGTGTTCAGATTTTAACAGAGTTGCTGGGTCTTCGACAAGAGCACATTACCACAG TGGTGGTGCAGACTTTCCGAGACctggtttggttgtgtcctcaGTGTACTGAAGCTGTGTGTCAGGCCCTGCCCGGCTGTGAAGAGAACATTCAAGATAGTGAG GGGAAGCAAGCACTTATTTGGCTACTTGGTGTCCATGGGGAAAGAATTCCTAATGCTCCTTATGTGTTAGAGGACTTTGTTGAGAATGTGAAGTCGGAAACATTTCCAGCTGTTAAGATGGAGCTGCTCACTGCTTTGCTGCGCCTTTTCCTCTCCCGACCTGCTGAGTGCCAGGACGTGCTAGGACGTTTGTTGTATTACTGCATAG aggaagaaaaagatatgGCTGTACGGGACCGAGGTCTCTTCTATTATCGCCTCCTTTTAGTTGGCATTGATGAAGTTAAGCGGATTCTGTGTAGCCCTAAATCTGACCCTACTCTTGGACTTTTGGAGGATCCGGCAGAAAGACCTGTGAATTGCTGGGCCTCAGACTTCAACACACTGGTGCCAGTGTATGGCAAAGCCCACTGGGCAACTATCTCTAAATGCCAAGGGGCAGAGCGTTGTGGCCCAGAGCTTCCTAAAACTTCATCCTTTGCTGCATCAG GACCCTTGATTCCTGAAGAGAACAAGGAGAGGGTACAAGAACTCCCTGATTCTGGAGCCCTCACGCTAGTCCCCAATCGCCAGCTTACtgctgattattttgagaaaacttGGCTTAGCCTCAAAGTTGCTCATCAGCAAGTGTTGCCTTGGCGGGGAGAATTCCATCCTGACACCCTCCAGATGGCTCTTCAAGTAGTGAACATCCAGACCATCGCAATGAGTAGGGCTGGGTCTCAGCCATGGAAAGCATACCTCAGTgctcaggatgatactggctgtCTGTTCTTAACAGAACTGCTATTGGAGCCTGAAAACTCAGAAATGCAGATCTCTGTGAAACAAAATGAAGCAAGAACCGAGACGCTGAatagttttatttctgtattaGAAACTGTGATTGGAacaattgaagaaataaaatcataa
- the AP4B1 gene encoding AP-4 complex subunit beta-1 isoform X2, with translation MPYLGSEDVVKEVKKALCNPHIQADRLRYRNVIQRVIRYMTQGLDVSGVFMEMVKASATVDIVQKKLVYLYMCTYAPLKPDLALLAINTLCKDCSDPNPMVRGLALRSMCSLRMPGVQEYIQQPILNGLRDKASYVRRVAVLGCAKMHNLHGDSEVDGALVNELYSLLRDQDPIVVVNCLRSLEEILKQEGGVVINKPIAHHLLNRTSKLDQWGQAEVLNFLLRYQPRSEEELFDILNLLDSFLKSSSPGVVMGATKLFLILAKKFPHVQTDVLVRVKGPLLAACSSESRELCFVALCHVRQILHSLPGHFSSHYKKFFCSYSEPHYIKLQKVEVLCELVNDENVQQVLEELRGYCTDVSADFAQAAIFAIGGIARTYTDQCVQILTELLGLRQEHITTVVVQTFRDLVWLCPQCTEAVCQALPGCEENIQDSEGKQALIWLLGVHGERIPNAPYVLEDFVENVKSETFPAVKMELLTALLRLFLSRPAECQDVLGRLLYYCIGPLIPEENKERVQELPDSGALTLVPNRQLTADYFEKTWLSLKVAHQQVLPWRGEFHPDTLQMALQVVNIQTIAMSRAGSQPWKAYLSAQDDTGCLFLTELLLEPENSEMQISVKQNEARTETLNSFISVLETVIGTIEEIKS, from the exons ATGCCGTACCTTGGCTCCGAGGACGTGGTGAAGGAGGTGAAGAAGGCTCTGTGTAATCCTCACATTCAAGCTGATAGGCTGCGCTACCGGAATGTCATCCAGCGAGTGATTAG GTACATGACTCAAGGCTTGGACGTGTCTGGTGTTTTTATGGAAATGGTGAAGGCCAGTGCCACTGTAGATATTGTCCAGAAGAAGTTGGTTTATCTGTACATGTGCACATATGCTCCCCTGAAACCAGATCTGGCTCTCCTGGCCATCAATACGCTGTGCAAAGACTGCTCAGACCCCAATCCAATGGTGCGAGGGCTGGCGTTACGGAGCATGTGTAGCCTCAG GATGCCTGGTGTGCAGGAGTATATACAACAGCCTATTCTCAACGGTCTGCGGGATAAGGCTTCATATGTCAGGAGAGTGGCAGTCCTTGGATGTGCCAAGATGCATAATCTTCATGGAGACTCTGAAGTAG atgGTGCCCTGGTAAATGAATTATACAGTTTGCTGCGTGACCAGGATCCAATTGTAGTTGTGAACTGCTTGAGGTCTCTAGAGGAAATTCTGAAACAGGAAGGAGGCGTTGTCATCAATAAGCCCATTGCTCACCATCTCTTAAATCG gaCGTCAAAACTGGACCAATGGGGCCAAGCTGAAGTATTGAACTTTCTGCTACGCTACCAACCCCGCAGTGAGGAAGAACTATTTGACATTCTCAATCTGTTGGATAGTTTCCTCAAGAGCAGTagcccaggtgtggtgatgggagCTACCAAACTTTTTCTGATCTTGGCAAAAAAGTTTCCCCACGTACAAACTGATGTCCTTGTGCGGGTCAAGGGACCTTTGCTAGCTGCCTGTTCTTCAGAGAGCCGTGAGCTCTGTTTTGTTGCTCTTTGTCATGTACGCCAGATCTTGCATAGTTTACCAGGTCACTTTAGCAGCcactacaaaaagtttttttgctCCTACTCGGAGCCCCACTACATCAAACTACAGAAAGTGGAGGTGCTGTGTGAGCTGGTGAACGACGAGAATGTGCAGCAGGTGCTAGAGGAGCTTCGAGGGTACTGCACGGATGTGTCTGCGGACTTTGcacaggctgccatctttgccaTAG GTGGCATTGCCAGGACTTACACAGATCAGTGTGTTCAGATTTTAACAGAGTTGCTGGGTCTTCGACAAGAGCACATTACCACAG TGGTGGTGCAGACTTTCCGAGACctggtttggttgtgtcctcaGTGTACTGAAGCTGTGTGTCAGGCCCTGCCCGGCTGTGAAGAGAACATTCAAGATAGTGAG GGGAAGCAAGCACTTATTTGGCTACTTGGTGTCCATGGGGAAAGAATTCCTAATGCTCCTTATGTGTTAGAGGACTTTGTTGAGAATGTGAAGTCGGAAACATTTCCAGCTGTTAAGATGGAGCTGCTCACTGCTTTGCTGCGCCTTTTCCTCTCCCGACCTGCTGAGTGCCAGGACGTGCTAGGACGTTTGTTGTATTACTGCATAG GACCCTTGATTCCTGAAGAGAACAAGGAGAGGGTACAAGAACTCCCTGATTCTGGAGCCCTCACGCTAGTCCCCAATCGCCAGCTTACtgctgattattttgagaaaacttGGCTTAGCCTCAAAGTTGCTCATCAGCAAGTGTTGCCTTGGCGGGGAGAATTCCATCCTGACACCCTCCAGATGGCTCTTCAAGTAGTGAACATCCAGACCATCGCAATGAGTAGGGCTGGGTCTCAGCCATGGAAAGCATACCTCAGTgctcaggatgatactggctgtCTGTTCTTAACAGAACTGCTATTGGAGCCTGAAAACTCAGAAATGCAGATCTCTGTGAAACAAAATGAAGCAAGAACCGAGACGCTGAatagttttatttctgtattaGAAACTGTGATTGGAacaattgaagaaataaaatcataa